From Phragmites australis chromosome 5, lpPhrAust1.1, whole genome shotgun sequence, a single genomic window includes:
- the LOC133917294 gene encoding uncharacterized protein LOC133917294, with amino-acid sequence MEDREWMYTGRASQGRVTNEWIDKTDAFLERAFGVAAKGASKICCPCSKCANRKRQTKKVMGEHLWKNGFTADYTRWVYHGEADRTREEVVRPRVEDYDAEAGVANMLNDYHEAQFAEGRTEEEPEATAKAFYDMFAAAQKPLHGQTKVSQLDAIGRIMALKSQYSLSRDAFDGMLTVIGSLLPEGHLLPKSMHESQKLLRALKMPYEQIHACPKGCVLFRKEYVEAKYCPKCKSSRFLEVDSGDGQKRQLDIPVTILRHLPFIPRIQRLYMTEESAKQMTWHKNGKRYNPDRMVHASDGEAWTHFDGKKGTLMEKSS; translated from the coding sequence atggaggaccgtgagtggatgtacacgggccgcgcaagtcagggtcgggtcaccaatgaatggatcgacaagaccgatgctttcttggaacgggcatttggcgtggctgctaaaggagcgagtaaaatttgctgtccctgcagcaaatgtgcaaacaggaaaagacaaacgaagaaggtaatgggggaacatctttggaagaatggatttacggcagactatacccggtgggtctaccatggtgaagccgatcgtacgagagaggaggtggtgaggccacgcgtcgaggattatgatgctgaggccggggtagcaaacatgttaaatgactatcacgaggcacagttcgctgaaggacgtacggaggaggagccagaggcaaccgcaaaggcgttttacgacatgtttgccgcggcacagaaaccccttcacggccagacaaaggtttctcaactggatgccattggacgcataatggcgttgaagtcccagtatagcctgagtcgagacgccttcgatggtatgttgacagttattggcagcctgcttccggagggtcaccttctgccaaagagcatgcacgagtcacagaaactccttcgtgcacttaagatgccgtatgagcagatacatgcttgcccgaaggggtgcgtcctatttaggaaagaatacgtggaagcaaagtactgtccaaagtgtaaatcatctaggttcctggaggtagattctggtgatggccagaagaggcagcttgacattcccgtgacaatcctacggcaccttccgttcataccgaggatccaacggctatacatgaccgaggaatccgcgaaacagatgacatggcacaaaaatggcaaacgatacaatcctgacaggatggtacatgcatccgatggtgaagcatggacccaCTTCGATGGCAAGAAGGgtaccttgatggagaagtcgtcatga